The genomic region GGTATAAATTTATGGTATAGCTATTCCGGTCTCTTCGTGGTATCTTGTGTACTTGACAAATTTGGAAAGGAGATAATGTCCCATGAGCGTAAATGCCAGAGAAGAACAATATGAGCATGTGGAGCTGTTCGGAAAGCCCGCGCTTTTCACCAATTCCCGCATTGACCGGGATACGGTACCAAAAGGCTTTTATTGTTACGACCTCCGAGGCTCGGATTATGATCCCGGCAGACCGGTAACGGTTGAAAGCCATGTCGCCATTAACCATGCCGGAGCCATTCTCACACCGGAGCCGGTCACCATTCCCAAGGAAGGCTTCCGCCGACTGCGCGGAAAGCTGAATTTTCTTGGCGAATGCCTGACCTTGCCGGACTTCTGTGAGGAACATGGCCTTGACCTCGCACCTGATAACCGCAAATTCATCCTGCGCCCCGCCTCTCCCGATGAGGCGGGGCTTTTCTATTCCCAAGACAAGAAGGACGCGGAGATTGGCACGGTCGGGCATCTGCGGGCGGACTTCGGCCACGGAGGTAATGAGTTCTGGCATACCTGGTGGCCGCACAACGGTGATGAGCTGAACACGCCGGAATTCAAAGTGGAGCTTCAGGAATTTGTGGATGAGCTGCGCAAAAGCGGTCCGCTGAGAAGCCTCTCGTCTATGTCCGGATACTGCTGCGACCACAACGCCGGCAAACTGGATGACGGCTCAAGCGGCGGCTACGGGTATATCGCAGAGAGCGAAAACTATCGCTACTGTCTGCGCTGTACGCCGATTCAGGGCGACTATAACGCCTATCTATATATTTACGACAAACGGCAGCAGGAACTGAGAATGAAGAACGAGGCTCCAAAGCAGGATTATGGACTCACGGCGGCCGGAAAGCAGCAACTCCAAAACGCCGCGGACGGCACGTTGCCACACAGCTATAGCTGGTTTGTGTTTCAGGATTATAACTTGCCCGACGAAAAACTCACGGGCGACCTCACGCTGTCGGAAGCCATCCGACTGTATAACGAAACGGACAGCGGCAACAAGCGGCTGGGCGTGACCAAAGATGAGATTGCCACCGTGGACTTTGTCATCACGCTGGATGGAAAGCAGCAATTCACGGACGATTACACACACCTTGCCAGTTTTTCCAGCGACGCGGCAATTGCCGAGGCGGTTGAAACGCTGAGACATGAAATTGCGGAACAGACGCCTGATCAGGGCATGACGATGGGAGGCATGCAGCTTGGATAAGCTGATGGAACTGGAATTTGGCTGCTCCGGTTCATTGGAAACCAGCGCGTACATGGCTTTCAGGATGGCCAGATGCTGTAAAGCAGGAGGAAACGATGAATACAATTGATTTCGATATTTGGGAACCCAATCCCGAAAAACCGGGCACCGTCCGGCGTGTCGGCCAGCGCACGGCGCAGGAGGTTTTTGCAGAGCTTCAGCACCGGCTTGAAAGCACCGGCTATCTGCCAGACGAATACTTTTTGATGGACGGCGAATGGAGAAACGGCAAGGAAATACCCGAAGACGCCAATTTTTTCTGTACCGTTGACTACGGCGGCAGCGAGGGCGTCTATCTGGATATTTATTTCAAATGGTACGATCAACAGCAGGAAAAAC from Dehalobacter sp. 12DCB1 harbors:
- a CDS encoding LPD28 domain-containing protein, giving the protein MSVNAREEQYEHVELFGKPALFTNSRIDRDTVPKGFYCYDLRGSDYDPGRPVTVESHVAINHAGAILTPEPVTIPKEGFRRLRGKLNFLGECLTLPDFCEEHGLDLAPDNRKFILRPASPDEAGLFYSQDKKDAEIGTVGHLRADFGHGGNEFWHTWWPHNGDELNTPEFKVELQEFVDELRKSGPLRSLSSMSGYCCDHNAGKLDDGSSGGYGYIAESENYRYCLRCTPIQGDYNAYLYIYDKRQQELRMKNEAPKQDYGLTAAGKQQLQNAADGTLPHSYSWFVFQDYNLPDEKLTGDLTLSEAIRLYNETDSGNKRLGVTKDEIATVDFVITLDGKQQFTDDYTHLASFSSDAAIAEAVETLRHEIAEQTPDQGMTMGGMQLG